In Paroedura picta isolate Pp20150507F chromosome 1, Ppicta_v3.0, whole genome shotgun sequence, the following are encoded in one genomic region:
- the LOC143820823 gene encoding uncharacterized protein LOC143820823 isoform X2 — MMSKSREKIYVVHGNFMILPSLISHGMKYWLSSTHVTPPGSCRQQDLGMALPVRFLTERRFYHIHIKGQSSSTLY; from the exons CAAAGTCAAGAGAGAAGATCTATGTTGTGCATGGTAATTTCATGATTCTTCCAAGTCTGATCAGTCATGG CATGAAGTACTGGCTAAGTTCTACTCATGTTACACCACCAGGAAGCTGTCGCCAGCAGGATTTGGGGATGGCTCTTCCTGTCAGATTCTTGACAGAGAGAAGATTCTACCACATTCATATTAAAG GACAGTCAAGCTCCACCCTTTACTGA
- the LOC143820823 gene encoding uncharacterized protein LOC143820823 isoform X1 yields the protein MMSKSREKIYVVHGNFMILPSLISHGMKYWLSSTHVTPPGSCRQQDLGMALPVRFLTERRFYHIHIKAQLLSSYLNEVDVWQPLTNLLLGRVLRGWEGEDQGPLKRMSAAGWLRRGLYSTPCARPTLSSVGLNKSCGLFVAKKEL from the exons CAAAGTCAAGAGAGAAGATCTATGTTGTGCATGGTAATTTCATGATTCTTCCAAGTCTGATCAGTCATGG CATGAAGTACTGGCTAAGTTCTACTCATGTTACACCACCAGGAAGCTGTCGCCAGCAGGATTTGGGGATGGCTCTTCCTGTCAGATTCTTGACAGAGAGAAGATTCTACCACATTCATATTAAAG ctcaacttctgagttcctacctgaaTGAGGTGGATGTCTGGCAACCATTAACCAACCTCCTCCTGGGGAGGGTTttgaggggctgggagggagaggaccAGGGTCCCCTCAAGCGCATGtcagcagccggatggctgcGCAGGGGATTGTACTCTACACCTTGTGCCCGGCCAACCCTTAGTTCTGTTGggttgaataaaagctgtggcctttttgttGCCAAAAAAGAATTATGA